The Geodermatophilaceae bacterium NBWT11 genome has a segment encoding these proteins:
- a CDS encoding alpha/beta fold hydrolase yields MRDVVLVHGAWHGAWSWRRVLPLLWAEGARAVTVSLSGVGERPGVTGVTLQTHVDDVVAVVRAEECRGAVLVAHSYAGVSVTAAADVLGDAVGPLVYVDAVLPEPGECWSSLSPPDTKAERRAQIAADGVLPAPPATVFGLTGDDAAWVDRRQTTHPGGVYDDPVHFDAARWSARPRTYVSCTAPPLASIDPSRARVAGQPGWSMVELATGHDPMISAPGELAAVLLDVARS; encoded by the coding sequence ATGAGGGACGTCGTGCTGGTCCACGGTGCGTGGCACGGGGCGTGGAGCTGGCGGCGGGTGCTGCCGCTGCTCTGGGCCGAGGGTGCGCGCGCGGTCACCGTGTCGTTGAGCGGGGTGGGGGAGCGGCCCGGGGTCACCGGGGTGACGCTGCAGACCCACGTGGACGACGTCGTCGCCGTCGTCCGGGCCGAGGAGTGCCGGGGGGCCGTGCTCGTCGCGCACAGCTACGCCGGGGTGTCGGTGACCGCCGCCGCCGACGTGCTCGGGGACGCCGTCGGCCCGCTGGTCTACGTCGACGCCGTGCTGCCCGAGCCGGGGGAGTGCTGGTCGTCGCTCAGCCCGCCCGACACGAAGGCGGAACGGCGCGCCCAGATCGCCGCCGACGGGGTGCTGCCCGCACCGCCCGCGACGGTCTTCGGGCTCACCGGGGACGACGCCGCCTGGGTGGACCGCCGGCAGACCACCCACCCCGGCGGGGTCTACGACGACCCGGTGCACTTCGACGCCGCGCGGTGGTCGGCCCGCCCGCGCACCTACGTCAGCTGCACCGCTCCGCCGCTGGCCAGCATCGACCCGTCGCGGGCCCGGGTGGCCGGGCAGCCCGGGTGGTCGATGGTGGAGCTGGCCACCGGGCACGACCCGATGATCAGCGCGCCCGGGGAGCTGGCCGCCGTCCTGCTCGACGTCGCCCGGAGCTGA